From Halichondria panicea chromosome 12, odHalPani1.1, whole genome shotgun sequence, a single genomic window includes:
- the LOC135345540 gene encoding uncharacterized protein LOC135345540 isoform X1, whose protein sequence is MDARKSPSSPRKDSPPNTSHKTLKQRVDRLDSTVTALPLAFTEYLEAFGSFCLAGIKLASLLETFFQDTPVLTIALRFREACELLGDKCSKSSLFLKQELVPPVRRFGPTLGVLRSRVETHAKVLSKHESYLKQLECLKSSQNPNRTKVEQVEEKFQNSALDFAKEDSKLAESLNEVSTMRIEVMGSCFLSFLETQSKLLTSASDIMGPLGAYKEVGKGLNDSPSNSTVKEATVGWLAAAQINHNLRSFGALSRNDVQCMMYNQGDNLPDTIRNGLNHKVDSLLKTYGLELTRSPHPHYKVLGGFHLNPKGVEMAMRDCCTELEARGAGAAHAQTRSEKVEQVSRDVPRTSYRIHGVDFGCAMGDQLDNNIRQKQDAISALVQSLPVCTQPPGVSKERIKEFAFHVLNESCTTVTNTAAKTTVQLVFGKANLVSQSPVLVRPSSSAKDNRPIKINPRSADSSIQIVVESSWWLVEDYAAFSMLFRQMDPNAVLGVVDATYTIHLTLTNFLKEDSRPELPHIAVTYRQGVESAPPTAPSPNKKLHTINRAFMSLLRKSSHSKSHDLISRSPKPASFHSYVDKDEDTKRAGRGSPFEKGPTHSNTDKPTPPSSRNTSSGDSDALEVSTSSTAPQLPHVPTYTTTRSDSLSRSTTSRPPGPTYHLHHPLRRRGSNESMSSQSTLVRREEPYDDLDPSYGIMDMIGSELGRGQLTESRINAHMQLEARKHGGGYHRRGEEYEEGDSFVGGKPPRRRRRDQRIGQLVVTPEHEGSGQNDLHHRGDTMSVSPSSDTTAQVHIASDTEVQNVIDFLSNSVYSPDPQHSAEVETAGERSERASGGYPTAGSYRGERAPPTSSDNSSSGSSGIGTEGQFREGRDPVRSRSTSMSPVGPADVERNGLGSTDSGINVTAQQSRHRSRDRSYDVGGRISKDEAEAQERSKKRKSKEVLDFSGGFGPITNPVVGGDRFDLLGESVDYKMMGLDFFKTMSDDESEHSARLSIPPLSSPSSGGSQSPLVRTRSAENISSVERPSSRVSTHSMPYVDMGGRGSTTSLEGEVNFNHAPGGYVPPRRARPYSDYEYDDRLSQDSVDGSGRGSLSQGSHDNHTEWEWGHHEVRGRPHPMPPPHRDGYPMDYGRPPYDYGGPPPPPRGQGPPYDSPHMHEQRQSRPMHQHPMVNRDDYSPSPGPHGYDRGFRPPPMMGGPGPGGPPPWGGGNYDPNFDPQRMRGGPPPPPGPPMGGHHPPPMPDRNFRPVPFRSTTPSDAPSPASMPSMSPAPSPRPTPPPTPPPNPNFMGHHGPPLPGPHPRPHPQHMQGPMGPMGPPRMRPPPPHHGRQWEGPPPRDFPPPPRGMMGPPGPCLPPPPMGHSPGPHMPPGPLPHMPPGPLPRYPNHPPEWSDRPPW, encoded by the exons ATGGATGCTAGAAAGAGTCCATCCTCCCCACGGAAAGATTCTCCCCCCAACACTAGCCATAAGACCCTCAAGCAGAGAGTGGACAGACTAGACTCCACTGTGACAGCCCTGCCATTAGCCTTCACTGAATATCTGGAGGCATTCGGCTCTTTCTGTCTGGCAGGGATTAAACTGGCATCGCTATTGGAGACGTTTTTTCAAGACACTCCAGTGCTAACGATTGCACTACGGTTTAGGGAAGCGTGTGAATTGCTGGGGGATAAGTGCTCTAAATCTTCGCTGTTTTTGAAGCAAGAATTGGTACCCCCCGTGAGGAGGTTCGGACCCACACTGGGGGTCCTCAGAAGCAGAGTGGAAACGCACGCTAAAGTTCTGTCAAAACACGAGTCGTATTTGAAACAGTTGGAGTGTTTGAAATCATCACAGAACCCCAACCGCACCAAAGTGGAGCAG gttgagGAAAAGTTTCAAAACTCTGCGTTGGATTTTGCGAAGGAAGACTCTAAACTAGCGGAGTCCCTGAACGAAGTCAGCACTATGAGGATTGAG GTGATGGGCTCGTGTTTCCTAAGTTTTCTCGAGACGCAGTCTAAACTGCTGACGTCAGCATCGGACATCATGGGACCCTTGGGAGCATATAAAGAAGTGGGAAAAGGGTTAAATGATTCTCCCTCCAACTCAACAGTCAAGGAGGCCACTGTCGGATGGTTGGCGGCCGCACAg ATCAACCACAACCTTCGTTCCTTTGGAGCCCTCAGTCGCAATGATGTCCAGTGCATGATGTATAACCAGGGCGATAATCTCCCAGACACCATCAGGAATGGTCTCAACCACAAGGTGGACTCCCTGCTCAAG ACATATGGCCTGGAGCTGACACgctccccccacccacactaCAAGGTACTGGGAGGTTTCCATCTCAATCCAAAGGGAGTGGAAATGGCAATGAGA gaCTGCTGTACAGAGCTAGAGGCTAGGGGGGCTGGCGCTGCACATGCCCAGACACGctcagagaaggtggagcaAGTATCTCGTGATGTTCCTCGTACTTCATATCGTATCCATGGGGTGGACTTTGGTTGTGCCATGGGAGACCAGCTAGACAACAACATCAGGCAGAAGcag GACGCTATCTCCGCCCTCGTTCAGTCTCTCCCCGTCTGCACACAGCCGCCTGGAGTTAGCAAAGAACGAATAAAAGAATTTGCTTTTCACGTTTTGAATGAGTCGTGTACCACGGTAACCAACACAGCGGCCAAGACCACAGTGCAGCTCGTGTTCGGGAAGGCCAACCTTGTCAGTCAGAGTCCA gtgttgGTACGTCCATCCTCATCTGCAAAGGACAATCGTCCAATCAAAATCAACCCGCGTTCTGCTGACTCATCTATCCAGATAGTGGTGGAGTCCTCATGGTGGTTGGTGGAGGACTATGCTGCCTTCTCCATGCTATTCCGTCAGATGGACCCCAACGCAGTGTTGGGTGTGGTTGATGCTACCTACACCATACACCTCACTCTCACCAACTTCCTCAAGGAGGA CTCTCGTCCCGAGCTCCCCCACATAGCAGTCACTTATCGACAGGGGGTGGagtcagccccacccactgccCCCTCTCCCAACAAGAAGCTGCACACGATCAACAGAGCCTTCATGTCCCTACTCAGGAAGTCCAGCCACTCAAAGTCACATGATCTAATCTCCCGCTCACCCAAACCAGCCTCTTTTCATAGCTATGTtgacaag GATGAAGATACCAAGAGGGCCGGTAGGGGAAGTCCCTTTGAGAAAGGCCCCACCCACTCGAACACGGACAAGCCCACCCCTCCATCATCACGCAACACTTCCAGTGGTGATTCAGATGCCCTCGAGGTGTccaccagctctacagcaccACAGCTGCCTCATGTCCCAACCTACACTACCACACGTAGTGATAGCCTCAGTCGCAGTACCACCTCACGCCCACCTGGCCCCACCTACCATctacaccaccccctccgGAGAAGAG gaagcaACGAGTCAATGAGCAGTCAGTCTACCCTCGTGAGGAGAGAGGAACCATACGATGATCTTGACCCTTCTTACGGGATAATGGACATGATTGGATCAGAGCTTGGACGTGGTCAACTCACTGAGTCACGCATCAATGCTCACATGCAGTTAGAGGCACGGAAACATGGCGGGGGGTATCATCGTAGGGGGGAGGAATACGAAGAGGGAGATAGCTTTGTGGGGGGTAAGCCCCCTCGGAGGAGGCGGAGAGATCAACGTATTGGACAGTTGGTTGTGACACCTGAACACGAAG GGTCTGGTCAAAATGACCTCCACCACCGCGGTGACACGATGTCTGTGAGTCCAAGCAGTGACACCACTGCTCAAGTACATATAGCTTCAGACACAGAGGTCCAGAACGTCATTGACTTTCTATCCAACTCTGTGTACTCCCCAGACCCCCAACATTCGGCCGAGGTAGAGACAGCAGGAGAACGAAGTGAGAGGGCCTCCGGGGGATATCCCACGGCTGGTAGCTACAGAGGAGAACGTGCCCCTCCCACTAGCAGTGATAACAGCAGCAGTGGAAGCTCTGGTATTGGAACAGAGGGACAGTTTCGTGAGGGACGGGATCCAGTACGGTCACGATCTACTAGCATGTCTCCTGTTGGACCTGCTGATGTGGAACGGAATGGACTCGGTTCAACTGATTCTGGAATCAATGTAACAGCTCAGCAATCTCGACATAGATCACGTGATCGTTCGTATGACGTGGGAGGGAGAATATCGAAGGACGAGGCAGAAGCTCAGGAGAGATCTAAGAAACGCAAGTCCAAGGAAGTGCTGGATTTCAGCGGAGGATTTGGACCAATCACAAATCCTGTCGTGGGCGGAGACAG GTTTGACCTGCTGGGGGAGAGTGTGGACTACAAGATGATGGGCTTGGACTTCTTCAAGACCATGTCTGATGACGAGTCAGAGCACTCAGC gcGTCTGAGCATCCCTCCTCTATCATCCCCAAGTAGTGGTGGCAGTCAGAGCCCCCTGGTCAGGACACGCAGTGCTGAGAACATCAGCTCAGTGGAGAGACCTTCT TCTCGTGTGTCCACCCACTCAATGCCATATGTGGACATGGGTGGGCGTGGCTCTACCACTAGTCTGGAGGGGGAGGTCAACTTCAACCACGCCCCCGGTGGATATGTACCTCCACGAAGGGCCCGCCCTTACTCTGATTATGAGTATGATGACAGG CTCTCACAAGATTCTGTGgacggaagtgggcgtggctcaCTGTCTCAGGGTTCCCATGACAACCACACGGAATGGGAATGGGGTCATCACGAGGTCAGAGGTCGGCCACACCCCATGCCCCCTCCTCATCGTGATGGATATCCAATGGATTACGGCCGCCCCCCTTATGATTATGGTGGACCACCACCCCCTCCTAGGGGTCAGGGTCCACCGTACGATTCTCCACACATGCACGAACAACGACAATCTCGTCCAATGCATCAACACCCAATGGTTAACCGTGACGATTACTCTCCGTCTCCTGGTCCCCATGGTTACGATCGAGGATTTCGTCCACCTCCTATGATGGGTGGTCCTGGCCCTGGAGGTCCGCCTCCTTGGGGGGGTGGAAACTATGACCCGAATTTTGACCCCCAGAGGATGAGAGGGGGTCCACCACCACCTCCTGGCCCCCCAATGGGGGGTCACCATCCACCTCCTATGCCAGATAGAAACTTTCGTCCAGTTCCCTTCCGTTCAACAACCCCATCTGATGCCCCCTCCCCCGCTAGTATGCCGTCAATGTCTCCCGCCCCCTCCCCACGTCCCACACCACCGCCCACTCCACCACCTAATCCTAACTTCATGGGACATCACGGGCCTCCGCTACCTGGACCACATCCCCGGCCACAtccacagcacatgcaggGTCCAATGGGTCCAATGGGTCCCCCTAGGATGAGACCACCACCCCCACATCATGGACGGCAGTGGGAGGGGCCACCACCAAGGGACTTTCCCCCACCACCTAGAGGAATGATGGGACCTCCAG GCCCGTGTCTCCCCCCACCTCCGATGGGCCACTCCCCCGGGCCGCATATGCCCCCCGGACCACTGCCGCATATGCCCCCCGGACCACTACCACGATATCCTAACCACCCCCCAGAGTGGTCAGATCGTCCCCCTTGGTGA
- the LOC135345540 gene encoding uncharacterized protein LOC135345540 isoform X2 — translation MDARKSPSSPRKDSPPNTSHKTLKQRVDRLDSTVTALPLAFTEYLEAFGSFCLAGIKLASLLETFFQDTPVLTIALRFREACELLGDKCSKSSLFLKQELVPPVRRFGPTLGVLRSRVETHAKVLSKHESYLKQLECLKSSQNPNRTKVEQVEEKFQNSALDFAKEDSKLAESLNEVSTMRIEVMGSCFLSFLETQSKLLTSASDIMGPLGAYKEVGKGLNDSPSNSTVKEATVGWLAAAQINHNLRSFGALSRNDVQCMMYNQGDNLPDTIRNGLNHKVDSLLKTYGLELTRSPHPHYKVLGGFHLNPKGVEMAMRDCCTELEARGAGAAHAQTRSEKVEQVSRDVPRTSYRIHGVDFGCAMGDQLDNNIRQKQDAISALVQSLPVCTQPPGVSKERIKEFAFHVLNESCTTVTNTAAKTTVQLVFGKANLVLVRPSSSAKDNRPIKINPRSADSSIQIVVESSWWLVEDYAAFSMLFRQMDPNAVLGVVDATYTIHLTLTNFLKEDSRPELPHIAVTYRQGVESAPPTAPSPNKKLHTINRAFMSLLRKSSHSKSHDLISRSPKPASFHSYVDKDEDTKRAGRGSPFEKGPTHSNTDKPTPPSSRNTSSGDSDALEVSTSSTAPQLPHVPTYTTTRSDSLSRSTTSRPPGPTYHLHHPLRRRGSNESMSSQSTLVRREEPYDDLDPSYGIMDMIGSELGRGQLTESRINAHMQLEARKHGGGYHRRGEEYEEGDSFVGGKPPRRRRRDQRIGQLVVTPEHEGSGQNDLHHRGDTMSVSPSSDTTAQVHIASDTEVQNVIDFLSNSVYSPDPQHSAEVETAGERSERASGGYPTAGSYRGERAPPTSSDNSSSGSSGIGTEGQFREGRDPVRSRSTSMSPVGPADVERNGLGSTDSGINVTAQQSRHRSRDRSYDVGGRISKDEAEAQERSKKRKSKEVLDFSGGFGPITNPVVGGDRFDLLGESVDYKMMGLDFFKTMSDDESEHSARLSIPPLSSPSSGGSQSPLVRTRSAENISSVERPSSRVSTHSMPYVDMGGRGSTTSLEGEVNFNHAPGGYVPPRRARPYSDYEYDDRLSQDSVDGSGRGSLSQGSHDNHTEWEWGHHEVRGRPHPMPPPHRDGYPMDYGRPPYDYGGPPPPPRGQGPPYDSPHMHEQRQSRPMHQHPMVNRDDYSPSPGPHGYDRGFRPPPMMGGPGPGGPPPWGGGNYDPNFDPQRMRGGPPPPPGPPMGGHHPPPMPDRNFRPVPFRSTTPSDAPSPASMPSMSPAPSPRPTPPPTPPPNPNFMGHHGPPLPGPHPRPHPQHMQGPMGPMGPPRMRPPPPHHGRQWEGPPPRDFPPPPRGMMGPPGPCLPPPPMGHSPGPHMPPGPLPHMPPGPLPRYPNHPPEWSDRPPW, via the exons ATGGATGCTAGAAAGAGTCCATCCTCCCCACGGAAAGATTCTCCCCCCAACACTAGCCATAAGACCCTCAAGCAGAGAGTGGACAGACTAGACTCCACTGTGACAGCCCTGCCATTAGCCTTCACTGAATATCTGGAGGCATTCGGCTCTTTCTGTCTGGCAGGGATTAAACTGGCATCGCTATTGGAGACGTTTTTTCAAGACACTCCAGTGCTAACGATTGCACTACGGTTTAGGGAAGCGTGTGAATTGCTGGGGGATAAGTGCTCTAAATCTTCGCTGTTTTTGAAGCAAGAATTGGTACCCCCCGTGAGGAGGTTCGGACCCACACTGGGGGTCCTCAGAAGCAGAGTGGAAACGCACGCTAAAGTTCTGTCAAAACACGAGTCGTATTTGAAACAGTTGGAGTGTTTGAAATCATCACAGAACCCCAACCGCACCAAAGTGGAGCAG gttgagGAAAAGTTTCAAAACTCTGCGTTGGATTTTGCGAAGGAAGACTCTAAACTAGCGGAGTCCCTGAACGAAGTCAGCACTATGAGGATTGAG GTGATGGGCTCGTGTTTCCTAAGTTTTCTCGAGACGCAGTCTAAACTGCTGACGTCAGCATCGGACATCATGGGACCCTTGGGAGCATATAAAGAAGTGGGAAAAGGGTTAAATGATTCTCCCTCCAACTCAACAGTCAAGGAGGCCACTGTCGGATGGTTGGCGGCCGCACAg ATCAACCACAACCTTCGTTCCTTTGGAGCCCTCAGTCGCAATGATGTCCAGTGCATGATGTATAACCAGGGCGATAATCTCCCAGACACCATCAGGAATGGTCTCAACCACAAGGTGGACTCCCTGCTCAAG ACATATGGCCTGGAGCTGACACgctccccccacccacactaCAAGGTACTGGGAGGTTTCCATCTCAATCCAAAGGGAGTGGAAATGGCAATGAGA gaCTGCTGTACAGAGCTAGAGGCTAGGGGGGCTGGCGCTGCACATGCCCAGACACGctcagagaaggtggagcaAGTATCTCGTGATGTTCCTCGTACTTCATATCGTATCCATGGGGTGGACTTTGGTTGTGCCATGGGAGACCAGCTAGACAACAACATCAGGCAGAAGcag GACGCTATCTCCGCCCTCGTTCAGTCTCTCCCCGTCTGCACACAGCCGCCTGGAGTTAGCAAAGAACGAATAAAAGAATTTGCTTTTCACGTTTTGAATGAGTCGTGTACCACGGTAACCAACACAGCGGCCAAGACCACAGTGCAGCTCGTGTTCGGGAAGGCCAACCTT gtgttgGTACGTCCATCCTCATCTGCAAAGGACAATCGTCCAATCAAAATCAACCCGCGTTCTGCTGACTCATCTATCCAGATAGTGGTGGAGTCCTCATGGTGGTTGGTGGAGGACTATGCTGCCTTCTCCATGCTATTCCGTCAGATGGACCCCAACGCAGTGTTGGGTGTGGTTGATGCTACCTACACCATACACCTCACTCTCACCAACTTCCTCAAGGAGGA CTCTCGTCCCGAGCTCCCCCACATAGCAGTCACTTATCGACAGGGGGTGGagtcagccccacccactgccCCCTCTCCCAACAAGAAGCTGCACACGATCAACAGAGCCTTCATGTCCCTACTCAGGAAGTCCAGCCACTCAAAGTCACATGATCTAATCTCCCGCTCACCCAAACCAGCCTCTTTTCATAGCTATGTtgacaag GATGAAGATACCAAGAGGGCCGGTAGGGGAAGTCCCTTTGAGAAAGGCCCCACCCACTCGAACACGGACAAGCCCACCCCTCCATCATCACGCAACACTTCCAGTGGTGATTCAGATGCCCTCGAGGTGTccaccagctctacagcaccACAGCTGCCTCATGTCCCAACCTACACTACCACACGTAGTGATAGCCTCAGTCGCAGTACCACCTCACGCCCACCTGGCCCCACCTACCATctacaccaccccctccgGAGAAGAG gaagcaACGAGTCAATGAGCAGTCAGTCTACCCTCGTGAGGAGAGAGGAACCATACGATGATCTTGACCCTTCTTACGGGATAATGGACATGATTGGATCAGAGCTTGGACGTGGTCAACTCACTGAGTCACGCATCAATGCTCACATGCAGTTAGAGGCACGGAAACATGGCGGGGGGTATCATCGTAGGGGGGAGGAATACGAAGAGGGAGATAGCTTTGTGGGGGGTAAGCCCCCTCGGAGGAGGCGGAGAGATCAACGTATTGGACAGTTGGTTGTGACACCTGAACACGAAG GGTCTGGTCAAAATGACCTCCACCACCGCGGTGACACGATGTCTGTGAGTCCAAGCAGTGACACCACTGCTCAAGTACATATAGCTTCAGACACAGAGGTCCAGAACGTCATTGACTTTCTATCCAACTCTGTGTACTCCCCAGACCCCCAACATTCGGCCGAGGTAGAGACAGCAGGAGAACGAAGTGAGAGGGCCTCCGGGGGATATCCCACGGCTGGTAGCTACAGAGGAGAACGTGCCCCTCCCACTAGCAGTGATAACAGCAGCAGTGGAAGCTCTGGTATTGGAACAGAGGGACAGTTTCGTGAGGGACGGGATCCAGTACGGTCACGATCTACTAGCATGTCTCCTGTTGGACCTGCTGATGTGGAACGGAATGGACTCGGTTCAACTGATTCTGGAATCAATGTAACAGCTCAGCAATCTCGACATAGATCACGTGATCGTTCGTATGACGTGGGAGGGAGAATATCGAAGGACGAGGCAGAAGCTCAGGAGAGATCTAAGAAACGCAAGTCCAAGGAAGTGCTGGATTTCAGCGGAGGATTTGGACCAATCACAAATCCTGTCGTGGGCGGAGACAG GTTTGACCTGCTGGGGGAGAGTGTGGACTACAAGATGATGGGCTTGGACTTCTTCAAGACCATGTCTGATGACGAGTCAGAGCACTCAGC gcGTCTGAGCATCCCTCCTCTATCATCCCCAAGTAGTGGTGGCAGTCAGAGCCCCCTGGTCAGGACACGCAGTGCTGAGAACATCAGCTCAGTGGAGAGACCTTCT TCTCGTGTGTCCACCCACTCAATGCCATATGTGGACATGGGTGGGCGTGGCTCTACCACTAGTCTGGAGGGGGAGGTCAACTTCAACCACGCCCCCGGTGGATATGTACCTCCACGAAGGGCCCGCCCTTACTCTGATTATGAGTATGATGACAGG CTCTCACAAGATTCTGTGgacggaagtgggcgtggctcaCTGTCTCAGGGTTCCCATGACAACCACACGGAATGGGAATGGGGTCATCACGAGGTCAGAGGTCGGCCACACCCCATGCCCCCTCCTCATCGTGATGGATATCCAATGGATTACGGCCGCCCCCCTTATGATTATGGTGGACCACCACCCCCTCCTAGGGGTCAGGGTCCACCGTACGATTCTCCACACATGCACGAACAACGACAATCTCGTCCAATGCATCAACACCCAATGGTTAACCGTGACGATTACTCTCCGTCTCCTGGTCCCCATGGTTACGATCGAGGATTTCGTCCACCTCCTATGATGGGTGGTCCTGGCCCTGGAGGTCCGCCTCCTTGGGGGGGTGGAAACTATGACCCGAATTTTGACCCCCAGAGGATGAGAGGGGGTCCACCACCACCTCCTGGCCCCCCAATGGGGGGTCACCATCCACCTCCTATGCCAGATAGAAACTTTCGTCCAGTTCCCTTCCGTTCAACAACCCCATCTGATGCCCCCTCCCCCGCTAGTATGCCGTCAATGTCTCCCGCCCCCTCCCCACGTCCCACACCACCGCCCACTCCACCACCTAATCCTAACTTCATGGGACATCACGGGCCTCCGCTACCTGGACCACATCCCCGGCCACAtccacagcacatgcaggGTCCAATGGGTCCAATGGGTCCCCCTAGGATGAGACCACCACCCCCACATCATGGACGGCAGTGGGAGGGGCCACCACCAAGGGACTTTCCCCCACCACCTAGAGGAATGATGGGACCTCCAG GCCCGTGTCTCCCCCCACCTCCGATGGGCCACTCCCCCGGGCCGCATATGCCCCCCGGACCACTGCCGCATATGCCCCCCGGACCACTACCACGATATCCTAACCACCCCCCAGAGTGGTCAGATCGTCCCCCTTGGTGA